The genomic stretch GTCCAAGTTTATTCGGAATATTGGCAGGCTTGTGTGGTAAAGAGGCCGCAGTTGGGCCGTCACCTAAACCCTTATCACCATGACATACCATACAAAGCGTCTGATACTTGGCTTTGCCATTCGCAAAGTGACTTGCATCCTCAAGTGATGCGGAATTTGCGCTGAATGTCATCATCGACGCGATTAAACCCAACGCAGCTAACAGGTGTAAATGGTTCATATTTTTCATGATTATATTCTCTTATTGTTATCCAACAGCTAAAGAATAAGTAGGTACTCGTAGAAGAAACGTGAATGGATAAAGCGCGTTTAAGCTTCTGATAAAAAGCCGGTTTACCTTAAGAAAATGTCATCAATGTGATTAGAGTAAACGATTGATTATAAACAGTTTGCATAGTACAGCATGTCGCATTAGCGTGATGAATAAATGGGGGAATTATTATGATTAGTTGCAATGATTACGATTATATTGAGATTGTGTGTATGCACCGATACCCAATCAAACTCACAATGAAATCTGGTGAGCCGTTGACGTGTGTCGCCTTAGATACAAAACGCAACGACGCAAAAGAAGAGTGCATTAAAGTCAGTGTCGAAGGTCGAGAAGAGCTTGTCGTGTTAACTGAAATTTCAGAACTCGAAGTTTGTGTTGATAATCCTCACTTTCAACATATCTCCTTTAAAAAGTCATAGGTGCCTATATGAACCACACAACCGAGCAATGCTACTGCACCGAATGCCGTGAAGAGACACAACATGTCGTTATATTGGTGCGCAAGGAAAGTGCGTTTGCAGGTAAACCGAACCAAAAGCGACGTGAGTTTTGGGCGGGAGTCGTAAAAGGCTGGTTTCTTGGGCCATTTATCGCTTCAATGGATGAGTTTTCTCGCCACCTTGTGTGTGAAAAATGTGGTCATAAAGAGATACAAGATTAGAGTTGCTTCAAGGCGATGACAGTTGCATTGGTTAAGGAATTAAACAAATGAAAGTAGAAACGATTGAAGCCGTAAAGGCATACGGTTTTTCAGTAAGAACCACTAACACTAACGAAGTTGACCCTGCAAAGGCAAAGATAGGCCAATTATGGCAAGTTTTTTTCGATCAAGCTTTTCCCAAGCTGACTCCTGATTCAAACGTGTATGGCGTCTACACCAATTACGAATCAGATTTTACGGGCGAGTTTGATGTTATCGCATGTACGAATGCGCTTACCGATAACAATTTAGATGAGTTAGTCGAAACCAATATCAAAGCAGGTAAGTACCTAACATTCTCAGCAGAAGGTGAACTGCCACAAGCGGTTATCGATTTATGGGGAGAAGTGTGGGCTTATTTCAACGCACCGGATTGTCCACATACGCGAACTTACACAACTGATTTTGAGTTTTACAAAGGTGAAACGGCAGTCGAGATTTCGATAGCGATTCAATAATTTTTGCTTATCGATAGTTCATGAAAAGTTAATGATAAGAAAGAGCCGCTCAGTATGAGCGGCTCTTCTGTGTAACCATTTTAAAGCTGGCTGACTACATCATTCTCATGAAGTAAGGAATGATCAGAGCATTGGCTAAATCGATGAAGAACGCGCATACCAAAGGCACGATGATGAATGCTTGAACTGAGTGTCCATACTTTTGGCTTACTGCCGACATGTTCGCCATAGCTGTCGGTGTTGAACCCAGAGAAATCCCACCGAAGCCTGCACATACAACGGCCGCGTCATACGTTTTCCCCATAGACGGGAATACAATGAAGATATTGATGACCACAGCCAGTAGAAGCTGCATTGCTAATATCGCAAAGATTGGACCTGCTAAGTCAATCAATGTCCAAAGCTGCATGCTCATTAGCGACATCGCCAAGAAAGTACCTAAAGAAATTTCTGCAATCAGGTCGATAGCAGGTGAACGGGTCGGCCATTTGGTGCCAGATATTCTTGGATAAGAGTCGGGGATCACGTTGGTAATCACAATACCGGCGAACAAACACGAAACGAACAGCGGCAGTTGTAACCCAGTTTGGCTTATCAATTCATTCAGTAAAGCCCCAACTATGACACAAATATGGATAGCTAATACTGCATCGAGAAATTGATACGACGTAAGGTCTTGCTTCTGTTTGTTAGTATTCGAACTTTGAGAGTAATCTTGGCCTTCAGCTGGCTTTAGGTTGTGACGCTTGATAAGAAACTTAGCAATCGGGCCGCCCATCAAACTGGCTAAGATAAGCCCAAATGTGGCACTAGCGATGCCAATCTCCATTGCACTTTCTAAACCAAACTCCTCTGCAACCTTGGGAGCCCAAGCGATTGCGGTACCGTGCCCACCAATTAATGAAATACTGCCACTCAACAATCCAAATACAGGCTCTAAACCAAACATTGATGCGACAGAAATACCAACGATGTTTTGCATAATCATAAAGAAAATGGTGATGATGAGTAGAATCACCAAAGGTTTGCCACCTTTGAATAGGTCTTTCAAGCTTGAGTTGATACCGATGGTGGTAAAGAAATAGACCAACAAAACATCGCGAGCGAACAGATCAAACTGAACTTCTATCGATGTCGTCGCGTAAAGCGCTGCAAAGAACAGAGACGCTAAAATCCCGCCTGATACGGGTTCTGGAATACTGAACTCTTTCAAAAAACCGATGACTTGATTCAGCCTTCGTCCAATAAATAGCACTACGATACCCATGGTCACCGCAAAGAATGACCCAAGGTGTAAGACGTTGTTTTCAAATTCCATAATGACCTTTTTTAAATATAATTCTGACGTGTTTTATGAGTGCTGGTTAGCAAGTTTATAAGCAACTAGATTAGCATTATTCGTTATTCTGAAAAGATAAGAAGCTTTTAAATTCAGCATCGGAGATAAGTTGTTTATTGCCTTCTTCGATCAACAAATCGACCTTGTATTTGTCTATCGTGAAATCAGTTGGGATTTGATTGAGTGAGTAACGAGTCTCGTCATCGTCGACCTTGTTCAAGCTGATCTCAATGAAATGCGGGACAACCTGATGACCTTCGTAAGAGGAGAATTCTGCCCAAGACGTTAACTCGTCTACGATCAAATCTTTAGTGGTGTCGTTGTAGCGGTGTAATTGAATGTCGGTGATGACATCGACGGTCTGCTTCACGGTTGGCATGTCGATAGAATCACCGATGCCAGACTCAGGTTGGGTTGAAGCATCCACTGAGATGATGACAATCGGGCGCACAGATTGGTTTTTGTGTAGGTTTTTGAGTTTTTCTTTATCGTTGTAACGCAAATATTCCGACATCTCATAAACCGACAATAAGCCAAGGTTATCGGTAATCCCACCATCCACTAGATGAAGATAGTTCACTTGGTCTTTATTGCTATAAGACTCTAACGACTTGATGAGTTTTCTATTGCGATAACTGGTGGCTTCGAACGAGGGCTGTAAGTGCTCCGTTTTGTCACAGTTGTTTTTGTTTTCAAGCACCACCGGCGTAAAAACGAAAGGCACAGCAGAGGATGCTGTGACTGAGCTCGACACCGAATAGCTGTTTAGGTCTGAACAAATTAGGTCAAAGTATTCTTGCGTGAATGAAAAGCGTGAACCCGTCGATATGTCGGTGGCGTTGATCACAATGTAAGGTGCGCCTTCACGTCGAATGTCGGCAAACGTACTGTCCCCAAAGATGTTGGCGTCGTAATAGTCGGTCGCTTTATCCGTTCTAGTCGCATAGGAGAACCAATAGGTCGGAGACAACAGAATAGAGATGAGATCCTCAGACACTTCGTGATAGAGAAATGCCTTTTCGTAATCTTCGAATATCTTATCGCCATACAAACCGTAGTACGCAGCGGTAAAACTGCCTCCGGACACCGCGCTGATCATGTCGACCTCTTCGAGCAGATTGATGCGTTCGCCATCAACTTCCATGTCAGTATCACGCAGTGCTTGTAAAACACCGTAAGAGAGCGCTGCCGCCCGCGTTCCTCCACCTGAAAAAGAGAGGATCAAAGTGACTTTGTTGTCTTGTCTATAGAAGTTTTCCGCCGTGTAAGATTGGTTTGGCTCGTTGTTAGATTGGGTTAGGTTTTGGTCGGTAGTTGCGTTTAGAGAGCGCGTTTTGGCTTGGTCGTTTAACGGACTTACATTGGTGACTTTGTTCTTTGCGCTGCAGCCAGAAAGATTAAGCGAGAATGCCACTAACAGTGAAACTTTGGCTAATCCGGTAAGCCAATGCATAGGGTTATCGAAGCTGTTACTTTTAGGATTCGGCATAGCGCAATTCAAACTAACGTCTGGTTAAGAGAAAGGCTATTTTCGTTGATATCTAATATGCTATCAACGGCATCACATACGACACAGTGTCACGAAATACGTAACAATCCTTGATAAACAAGGGGAGTATTGTGTTGTTTCG from Vibrio pomeroyi encodes the following:
- a CDS encoding GyrI-like domain-containing protein, which codes for MKVETIEAVKAYGFSVRTTNTNEVDPAKAKIGQLWQVFFDQAFPKLTPDSNVYGVYTNYESDFTGEFDVIACTNALTDNNLDELVETNIKAGKYLTFSAEGELPQAVIDLWGEVWAYFNAPDCPHTRTYTTDFEFYKGETAVEISIAIQ
- the gltS gene encoding sodium/glutamate symporter, whose protein sequence is MEFENNVLHLGSFFAVTMGIVVLFIGRRLNQVIGFLKEFSIPEPVSGGILASLFFAALYATTSIEVQFDLFARDVLLVYFFTTIGINSSLKDLFKGGKPLVILLIITIFFMIMQNIVGISVASMFGLEPVFGLLSGSISLIGGHGTAIAWAPKVAEEFGLESAMEIGIASATFGLILASLMGGPIAKFLIKRHNLKPAEGQDYSQSSNTNKQKQDLTSYQFLDAVLAIHICVIVGALLNELISQTGLQLPLFVSCLFAGIVITNVIPDSYPRISGTKWPTRSPAIDLIAEISLGTFLAMSLMSMQLWTLIDLAGPIFAILAMQLLLAVVINIFIVFPSMGKTYDAAVVCAGFGGISLGSTPTAMANMSAVSQKYGHSVQAFIIVPLVCAFFIDLANALIIPYFMRMM
- a CDS encoding patatin-like phospholipase family protein, whose product is MPNPKSNSFDNPMHWLTGLAKVSLLVAFSLNLSGCSAKNKVTNVSPLNDQAKTRSLNATTDQNLTQSNNEPNQSYTAENFYRQDNKVTLILSFSGGGTRAAALSYGVLQALRDTDMEVDGERINLLEEVDMISAVSGGSFTAAYYGLYGDKIFEDYEKAFLYHEVSEDLISILLSPTYWFSYATRTDKATDYYDANIFGDSTFADIRREGAPYIVINATDISTGSRFSFTQEYFDLICSDLNSYSVSSSVTASSAVPFVFTPVVLENKNNCDKTEHLQPSFEATSYRNRKLIKSLESYSNKDQVNYLHLVDGGITDNLGLLSVYEMSEYLRYNDKEKLKNLHKNQSVRPIVIISVDASTQPESGIGDSIDMPTVKQTVDVITDIQLHRYNDTTKDLIVDELTSWAEFSSYEGHQVVPHFIEISLNKVDDDETRYSLNQIPTDFTIDKYKVDLLIEEGNKQLISDAEFKSFLSFQNNE
- a CDS encoding Rho-binding antiterminator; protein product: MISCNDYDYIEIVCMHRYPIKLTMKSGEPLTCVALDTKRNDAKEECIKVSVEGREELVVLTEISELEVCVDNPHFQHISFKKS
- a CDS encoding c-type cytochrome; its protein translation is MKNMNHLHLLAALGLIASMMTFSANSASLEDASHFANGKAKYQTLCMVCHGDKGLGDGPTAASLPHKPANIPNKLGQLFTTKNSLVDDILEGNVKEGMPAWQGIITRQDALNILTYVESIQ